A genomic window from Gossypium hirsutum isolate 1008001.06 chromosome D10, Gossypium_hirsutum_v2.1, whole genome shotgun sequence includes:
- the LOC107935419 gene encoding laccase-22 has product MVSSKFKQDKRLETTKGAVLSMVCWFRTLLFISVLVPAFVECRIRHYHFNVVVKNATKLCSTKPIVTVNGKFPGPRLYAREGDNVLVRLTNHVQYNVTIHWHGVRQLRTGWSDGPAYITQCPIQPGQNFLYNFTLTGQRGTLLWHAHISWLRSTVHGAIVILPKKGVPYPFPKPYKEKVIVLGEWWKADTEAVVNQATQTGLPPNISDAHTINGHPGPVPNCSSDDAHTLHVETGKTYLLRVINAAVNDELFFKIANHNLTVVEVDACYTKPFETDTLFLGPGQTTTALLKADQGIGKYLIAISPFMDTIVAVDNLTGIGYLRYNHTLAFTPTTFVTIPAVNATPVTSVFSDSLRSLNSKQYPANVPLTIDHSLFFTIGVGINPCATCFNGSRAVAAINNVSFVMPTTAILQAHYYGINGVFTDDFPAKPAIPFNYTGTPPSGLQTMNGTKVYRLAYNSTVQLVIQGNTIIAPESHPTHLHGSNFFVVGRGVGNFDPEKDPLKFNLVDPVERNTVSVPTAGWTAIRFRADNPGVWFFHCHLEVHTTWGLKMAFLVENGKGPNESIEPPPSDLPKC; this is encoded by the exons ATGGTTTCTTCTAAATTTAAACAAGACAAGAGGTTAGAGACGACGAAAGGAGCTGTTTTAAGTATGGTTTGTTGGTTTCGGACATTGTTGTTTATTTCTGTTTTGGTTCCTGCATTTGTGGAGTGCCGGATTCGGCATTACCATTTCAAT GTGGTTGTAAAAAATGCAACGAAGCTTTGTTCGACCAAGCCAATTGTGACCGTGAATGGGAAGTTTCCGGGACCGAGACTTTATGCTCGAGAAGGCGACAACGTGCTCGTAAGGCTAACTAATCATGTTCAATACAACGTTACAATCCATTG GCATGGGGTACGGCAACTTCGAACCGGTTGGTCCGATGGACCAGCATATATCACTCAGTGTCCAATTCAACCAGGCCAAAACTTTCTTTATAACTTCACATTAACAGGTCAAAGAGGGACACTCCTTTGGCATGCACATATTTCGTGGTTGAGATCGACAGTGCATGGTGCTATTGTTATCTTGCCGAAAAAAGGTGTACCTTATCCGTTCCCGAAACCGTATAAGGAAAAAGTCATCGTATTAG GGGAATGGTGGAAAGCGGATACCGAAGCCGTGGTGAACCAAGCAACGCAAACTGGTTTACCTCCGAATATATCAGATGCACACACGATTAATGGCCATCCGGGGCCGGTTCCTAACTGTTCTTCCGATG ATGCACACACTTTACATGTCGAAACTGGGAAAACCTATCTACTTCGGGTCATAAATGCGGCGGTGAACGATGAACTCTTTTTCAAAATTGCAAACCACAATCTAACCGTTGTGGAAGTCGATGCGTGTTATACGAAACCCTTTGAAACCGATACATTATTTCTCGGTCCAGGACAAACCACAACTGCACTTCTTAAAGCAGATCAAGGCATTGGCAAGTACTTAATAGCTATATCTCCATTTATGGACACTATCGTTGCGGTCGATAACTTGACCGGAATTGGATACTTACGATACAATCACACCCTAGCCTTTACACCAACTACCTTTGTTACCATCCCTGCCGTAAATGCAACACCCGTGACATCGGTTTTTTCTGATTCTCTTCGAAGCCTTAATTCGAAACAATACCCTGCCAACGTCCCTTTAACCATCGATCATTCACTATTTTTCACCATCGGGGTCGGGATAAACCCTTGCGCCACATGCTTCAATGGTTCACGAGCCGTAGCAGCTATTAACAATGTATCCTTTGTCATGCCAACTACAGCAATCCTTCAAGCACATTACTACGGAATAAATGGCGTTTTCACCGATGATTTCCCAGCAAAGCCGGCAATACCATTCAATTATACCGGCACTCCACCGTCTGGTCTACAAACGATGAACGGTACCAAGGTATACAGATTGGCCTATAATTCAACAGTTCAACTTGTGATCCAAGGGAACACTATAATAGCACCCGAGAGCCATCCAACCCATCTTCACGGATCCAACTTCTTCGTAGTTGGTAGAGGGGTTGGAAACTTCGATCCGGAAAAGGATCCATTGAAATTCAATCTTGTTGATCCGGTTGAACGGAACACGGTAAGCGTACCAACTGCAGGGTGGACTGCAATAAGATTCAGAGCAGATAACCCAG
- the LOC107935439 gene encoding uncharacterized protein, with product MPTVERCIDLVGDEGVPGYVRLVSGFMFPQQDGESSWIKERLVAMDSTSHSYVYKMEASNVGLDGSINSLKLIDYGDGSTLVNWSFEIDPLEGTLEDNIIDYLGFLYKSCINRIQGAIEDANKKVYETC from the coding sequence ATGCCGACGGTGGAGCGGTGCATAGACTTAGTAGGGGACGAAGGTGTTCCTGGGTACGTTCGTCTAGTTTCTGGCTTCATGTTCCCTCAACAAGATGGAGAAAGTTCGTGGATAAAAGAGAGGTTGGTCGCAATGGATTCGACATCACATAGTTATGTGTACAAAATGGAAGCAAGCAATGTGGGATTAGATGGATCTATAAATTCCTTGAAACTTATCGATTATGGAGATGGGTCAACATTGGTCAATTGGTCATTTGAGATTGATCCTTTAGAAGGTACATTGGAGGATAACATCATTGATTATCTTGGGTTTCTCTATAAATCTTGTATTAATAGAATCCAAGGTGCCATTGAAGATGCTAACAAGAAAGTGTATGAAACTTGCTGA
- the LOC107935414 gene encoding sedoheptulose-1,7-bisphosphatase, chloroplastic yields the protein METSVTCYARGIVLPGVSSKHSSALVSPPSISPSFSSKSLKTSSLFGESLRVVPRSSLKVSKAKNTTSLVTKCEIGESLEEFLTKATTDKALIRIMMCMGEALRTIAFKVRTASCGGTACVNSFGDEQLAVDLLANKLLFEALTYSHFCKYACSEEIPELQDMGGPAEGGFSVAFDPLDGSSIVDTNFTVGTIFGVWPGDKLTGVTGRDQVAAAMGIFGPRTTYVLALKDIPGTHEFLLLDEGKWQHVKDTYEIGEGKMFSPGNLRATFDNPEYDKLINYYVREKYTLRYTGGMVPDVNQIIVKEKGIFTNVASPSAKAKLRLLFEVAPLGFLIEKAGGYSSDGQKSVLDKVIENLDDRTQVAYGSKNEIIRFEETLYGSSRLNAGVPVGATA from the exons ATGGAGACTAGTGTCACGTGCTACGCTCGTGGGATTGTTCTTCCTGGTGTCTCTTCTAAGCACTCCTCGGCATTAGTCTCCCCTCCATCCATATCTCCTTCCTTCAGCTCTAAG AGCCTTAAAACAAGTTCACTATTTGGAGAATCATTAAGGGTTGTTCCAAGGTCATCATTGAAGGTTTCAAAGGCAAAGAACACTACTTCACTAGTGACAAAATGTGAAATTGGAGAGTCTTTG GAAGAGTTTCTTACAAAGGCAACAACAGATAAGGCATTGATTAGAATAATGATGTGTATGGGTGAAGCATTAAGAACAATTGCTTTTAAAGTTAGAACAGCTTCATGTGGTGGTACTGCTTGTGTTAATTCCTTTGGTGATGAACAACTTGCTGTTGATCTACTTGCCAACAAGCTTCTTTTTGAG GCTTTGACATACTCGCACTTTTGCAAATACGCGTGCTCCGAAGAAATTCCGGAGCTTCAAGACATGGGAGGACCTGCTGAAG gtggattcaGTGTTGCTTTCGATCCGCTCGATGGTTCCAGCATTGTCGATACAAATTTCACCGTAGGTACCATCTTTGGTGTTTGGCCTGGTGATAAGTTAACCGGTGTAACGGGACGAGACCAAGTGGCTGCCGCGATGGGAATTTTCGGTCCTCGAACAACATATGTTCTCGCACTTAAGGACATCCCTGGCACCCATGAATTCCTCCTCCTTGATGAAG GAAAATGGCAACATGTGAAGGACACTTACGAGATTGGTGAAGGAAAAATGTTCTCCCCTGGAAATTTGAGAGCTACATTTGATAACCCCGAATATGACAAG TTGATCAACTATTATGTAAGAGAGAAATACACATTGAGGTACACTGGTGGAATGGTACCTGATGTCAACCAG ATCATTGTTAAAGAGAAAGGAATATTTACAAATGTGGCCTCGCCATCTGCCAAGGCCAAGCTGAGATTGTTATTTGAGGTAGCACCATTGGGGTTCTTGATTGAGAAAGCTGGTGGTTACAGCAGCGATGGGCAAAAATCGGTGCTCGACAAAGTGATCGAGAACCTCGACGATAGGACTCAAGTCGCGTACGGTTCGAAGAATGAGATTATACGGTTCGAAGAAACATTATACGGATCCTCGAGGCTTAATGCAGGGGTCCCTGTTGGAGCTACTGCTTAA
- the LOC107935418 gene encoding uncharacterized protein At2g39920, giving the protein MSAYGHQMEREFSAQSLLSRGDTGTEMGSRYVSESGFYMTSFAATIFIAGLVTIGVVLVTAVVSLAVMLQSCENKSKGVVATIDKANDNHHYCEILALHGELNGLKPDNVPPICRNLAVQYIETGGYTRDLDFIMRMIENFFDTVSPSKNRTDAVLIDIDNILVSDPSVRRILESYTKLHSKGWLLILLSRKHEKQRHVTTEHLNSIGFNGWSSLIMRSDLEMEMETREYFCRRRTEMKEQGNEIMSVISSQMDALMGLSLGIQLFKLPNPLYYNFENNYESRIHGLVQIEN; this is encoded by the exons ATGTCGGCTTACGGCCATCAAATGGAACGCGAATTCTCCGCTCAGAGTCTTTTAAGCAGGGGAGACACCG GAACCGAGATGGGAAGCCGTTACGTCTCCGAGTCTGGATTCTACATGACATCTTTCGCCGCAACGATCTTCATCGCCGGTTTAGTAACCATCGGTGTCGTGTTAGTAACTGCAGTAGTTTCATTAGCGGTAATGTTGCAATCATGCGAGAATAAAAGCAAAGGAGTCGTGGCGACGATCGATAAAGCCAACGATAATCACCATTACTGCGAGATTCTCGCCCTCCACGGTGAGCTCAACGGCCTTAAACCCGACAACGTCCCTCCGATCTGTAGGAACCTCGCCGTTCAGTACATCGAAACAGGAGGATACACAAGAGACTTGGATTTCATAATGCGTATGATCGAAAACTTTTTCGATACTGTTTCACCGTCGAAAAATCGAACGGATGCAGTGTTAATAGACATCGACAACATCCTTGTGTCGGATCCAAGCGTCCGACGGATACTCGAATCGTACACGAAACTTCATTCTAAAGGATGGTTATTGATTCTCTTATCAAGAAAACATGAGAAACAACGACATGTTACCACTGAACACCTTAATTCTATAGGATTTAATGGTTGGTCTTCATTGATTatgag GTCCGAtttagaaatggaaatggaaacaaGGGAGTATTTTTGTAGACGAAGAACTGAAATGAAGGAACAAGGTAATGAAATAATGAGTGTGATTAGCAGTCAAATGGATGCTTTAATGGGGTTGTCATTAGGAATTCAGCTCTTTAAGCTTCCAAATCCTCTgtattataattttgaaaataactaTGAAAGCAGGATCCATGGGCTTGTACAAATCGAAAATTAG
- the LOC107935455 gene encoding glucan endo-1,3-beta-glucosidase 12, with translation MPSFLFISLLLSFIHFSFSLPSIGVTYSTTTTTASPPPDKISATISTLKIPNVRLPDADPSLIKAFAFTNTSLFLSIPNPLLPAVAANRSLALRWLYRHVLPFYPRSKITLISVGNAVLDSIAEQDFTPYLLPAMRNLHLALHELGIKKIPVSTTFSFFSTITTAFPPSSAEFQQPAGDLIIKPLLQFLEETNSSFLINLYPYNLYRLNSEIPVGFALFQDYPFNFRDDLVTGVRYFNLFDMMADSVLTAMAVMGYESVPVIVAETGWPSGGGEAGEVEANEAYAEMYLKGLVRHLKSGVGTPLKKDGVAEVYVYELMDHEGGNNDNNKVKGRKWGILTENMTRKFNVEISSGVKNYGLMGIFLFLIAIFYAFP, from the coding sequence ATgccttcttttctcttcatttccCTCCTACTTTCCTTCATCCACTTCAGTTTTTCACTTCCTTCAATCGGAGTCACTTACTCCACCACCACTACCACCGCATCACCACCGCCGGATAAGATCTCCGCTACCATCTCCACCCTCAAGATCCCCAACGTCCGTCTCCCAGACGCTGACCCTTCTCTAATCAAAGCCTTTGCATTCACCAACACTTCCCTTTTCCTCTCAATCCCAAACCCTCTTCTCCCCGCCGTCGCCGCTAACCGTTCCCTTGCTCTCCGTTGGCTTTACCGTCACGTCCTCCCTTTTTACCCTCGATCCAAAATCACCCTCATTTCCGTCGGAAACGCCGTCCTTGATTCCATCGCGGAACAAGATTTCACCCCTTATTTGCTCCCCGCAATGAGGAACCTCCATTTAGCTCTGCATGAACTAGGTATCAAAAAAATCCCCGTCTCCACCACTTTCTCCTTTTTTTCCACCATCACCACCGCTTTCCCACCTTCCTCCGCCGAATTCCAACAACCCGCCGGCGACCTTATCATAAAACCTTTACTCCAATTCTTGGAAGAAACCAACTCATCTTTCTTGATCAATCTCTACCCTTACAATCTTTACCGTCTCAACAGCGAAATCCCAGTCGGATTCGCCTTGTTTCAAGactaccctttcaatttccgagACGATTTAGTCACCGGAGTCCGATACTTCAACCTATTCGACATGATGGCGGATTCCGTTTTAACAGCAATGGCGGTAATGGGGTACGAAAGTGTTCCGGTAATCGTAGCGGAAACCGGTTGGCCGAGCGGTGGAGGTGAAGCCGGGGAAGTCGAAGCGAATGAAGCGTACGCCGAGATGTATTTGAAAGGATTGGTAAGGCATTTGAAATCAGGGGTGGGTACACCATTGAAGAAAGATGGGGTAGCagaggtatatgtttatgaattgATGGATCATGAAGGAGGTAATAATGATAACAATAAAGTAAAAGGGAGGAAATGGGGGATTTTAACAGAGAATATGACTAGGAAATTCAATGTAGAGATTTCTAGTGGGGTTAAAAACTATGGCTTAATGGGGATTTTCTTGTTTTTGATTGCTATTTTCTATGCTTTTCCTTag
- the LOC107935463 gene encoding LIM domain-containing protein WLIM2b: protein MSFIGTQQKCKACEKTVYPVELVSVDGVPFHKSCFKCSHCKGTLKWGNYSSMEGVLYCKPHFEQLFKEAGNYNKNFQSPAKSAEKLTQLTRSPSKAAGMFSGTQDKCATCGKTAYPLEKVTVEGQSYHKSCFKCSHGGCPISPSNYAALEGILYCKHHFSQLFKEKGSYNHLIKSASIKRTAASVPEA from the exons ATGTCTTTTATTGGTACCCAACAAAAATGCAAGGCTTGTGAAAAGACTGTTTACCCAGTGGAACTTGTATCAGTAGATGGGGTTCCTTTCCATAAATCTTGCTTCAAATGCAGCCATTGCAAAGGGACATTAAAG TGGGGTAATTACTCATCAATGGAAGGTGTTCTTTATTGCAAGCCTCATTTCGAGCAGCTATTCAAGGAGGCGGGTAACTACAACAAGAATTTTCAGTCAC CTGCCAAGTCAGCCGAGAAGTTAACTCAACTG ACAAGATCGCCTAGCAAAGCGGCCGGCATGTTTTCCGGGACACAAGACAAATGTGCTACTTGTGGTAAAACTGCTTATCCACTCGAGAAG GTAACAGTGGAAGGTCAATCTTACCACAAATCATGTTTCAAGTGCTCTCATGGTGGTTGCCCTATAAGCCCTTCAAATTATGCAGCACTTGAGGGCATTTTGTATTGTAAGCATCACTTTTCCCAGCTTTTCAAAGAGAAAGGAAGCTACAATCATTTGATCAAGTCCGCATCGATTAAGCGCACAGCCGCCTCTGTTCCAGAAGCTTGA
- the LOC107935462 gene encoding probable sugar phosphate/phosphate translocator At3g11320, translated as MKTNSRFFTIGLVASWYSSNIGVLLLNKYLLSNYGFKYPIFLTMCHMTACSLLSYIAIAWMKMVPMQTIRSRVQFLKISALSLVFCVSVVFGNISLRYLPVSFNQAIGATTPFFTAVFAYLMTLKREAWLTYLTLVPVVTGVIIASGGEPSFHLFGFIMCVAATAARALKSVLQGILLSSEGEKLNSMNLLLYMAPIAVVFLLPATLIMEENVVGITIALARDDMKIVWYLIFNSALAYFVNLTNFLVTKHTSALTLQVLGNAKGAVAVVVSILIFRNPVSVTGMLGYTLTVFGVILYSEAKKRNK; from the exons ATGAAAACCAATTCGAGATTCTTCACGATCGGGCTAGTAGCATCCTGGTACTCATCCAATATTGGCGTATTGTTATTAAACAAGTATTTACTAAGCAATTATGGCTTCAAATACCCAATTTTCTTAACCATGTGTCACATGACAGCTTGTTCATTGTTAAGCTATATCGCGATTGCATGGATGAAAATGGTACCAATGCAAACGATTCGATCTAGGGTTCAGTTCTTGAAGATCTCGGCTTTGAGTTTAGTCTTTTGTGTGTCGGTGGTGTTTGGGAATATCTCATTGAGGTACTTGCCGGTTAGTTTCAACCAGGCTATCGGTGCTACGACGCCGTTTTTCACGGCGGTCTTTGCTTACTTAATGACTTTAAAAAGGGAGGCTTGGCTTACTTACCTTACACTTGTGCCTGTTGTTACTGGTGTTATCATTGCCAGTGGG GGTGAACCGAGTTTCCATCTATTTGGTTTCATCATGTGCGTTGCAGCTACCGCAGCAAGAGCTCTCAAGTCGGTTTTACAAGGAATTTTACTTTCTTCCGAAGG CGAGAAGCTGAATTCCATGAACCTCCTTCTCTACATGGCACCGATAGCTGTTGTGTTTCTACTTCCGGCAACGCTCATTATGGAAGAAAACGTGGTCGGTATAACCATTGCCCTTGCTAGAGATGACATGAAGATCGTTTGGTATCTAATATTCAATTCAGCACTCGCTTATTTCGTGAATTTGACCAACTTTTTGGTCACAAAACACACCAGCGCCCTCACTTTGCAG GTTCTAGGAAATGCAAAAGGAGCAGTAGCTGTGGTggtttctattttaatttttagaaacccAGTTTCCGTCACCGGAATGCTCGGTTATACACTCACAGTATTTGGGGTTATACTCTACAGTGAAGCCAAGAAACGAAACAAATGA
- the LOC107935464 gene encoding 60S ribosomal protein L35a-1: protein MVKGRQGERVRLYVRGTILGYKRSKSNQYPNTSLIQIEGVNTKEEVAWYAGKRMAYIYKAKVKKNGSHYRCIWGKVTRPHGNSGVVRAKFKSNLPPKSMGDRVRVFMYPSNI from the exons atggtgaaGGGACGCCAAGGGGAGCGAGTCAG ACTCTATGTAAGAGGAACCATCTTGGGTTACAAGAG GTCGAAGTCAAACCAGTATCCTAACACTTCATTAATCCAAATTGAGGGAGTTAACACCAAAGAGGAAGTAGCTTGGTATGCCGGCAAGCGTATGGCTTATATTTACAAGGCTAAGGTGAAGAAGAATGGTTCGCATTATCGCTGCATTTGGGGCAAGGTAACTAGACCGCATGGTAACAGTGGTGTCGTTCGTGCTAAGTTCAAGTCTAACCTTCCCCCTAAATCTATG GGAGATAGAGTCAGAGTCTTCATGTACCCCAGCAACATTTGA
- the LOC107935461 gene encoding syntaxin-81 isoform X1, producing MSRFRDRTEDFKDAVRQSAISSGFNESKLAAIMASFIIHKPRQRTLFLNSALKTLESIGALDQFLLKHRKDYVDRHRTTEQERDSIEHEVTAFVKACKEQIDVLKNCINDEEASSKGWLGIRDSSNADTIAHKHGVVLILSEKLHSVTAQFDQMRAVRFQEAINRAMPRRKLKKVVDSNSIDTSKPLNLEHRETNENQPERLRVQQELLDDETRALQVELTSLLDAVQDTETKMVEMSALNHLMSTHVLQQAQQIEHLYDQAVEATKNVELGNKELSQAIQRNRSSRTFLVLFFFVLTFSILFLDWYN from the exons aTGTCGAGATTCAGAGATCGGACTGAAGATTTCAAAGACGCTGTACGGCAATCTGCAATTTCATCAGGTTTCAACGAG tctAAATTAGCAGCAATTATGGCGtctttcataatccataaaccACGGCAAAGGACGCTCTTTCTTAACTCTGCACTCAAAACG ttgGAGAGTATCGGAGCTTTGGATCAGTTCTTGTTAAAGCACCGTAAAGATTACGTGGATCGTCACCGAACAACTGAGCAAGAAAGGGACAGCATTGAACATGAA GTTACTGCTTTTGTTAAAGCTTGCAAAGAACAAATTGATGTTctcaaaaattgtataaatgatGAAGAGGCAAGCTCGAAGGGGTGGCTTGGGATTAGGGATTCCTCGAATGCTGATACGATAGCGCACAAACATGGAGTG GTACTAATTTTGAGTGAGAAACTTCATTCGGTCACGGCACAGTTTGATCAGATGAGAGCTGTTCGTTTCCAAGAAGCTATCAATAGAGCAATGCCAAGAAGAAAACTTAAGAAGGTTGTTGACTCAAATTCTATAGATACCTCTAAACCATTGAACTTGGAGCACAGAGAGACCAATGAGAATCAACCTGAACGTCTTAGAGTCCAACAGGAATTACTGGACGATGAAACCCGTGCTCTTCAG GTGGAGTTGACTAGTCTTCTAGACGCTGTTCAGGACACCGAAACTAAAATGGTGGAGATGTCTGCACTAAATCATCTCATGTCCACACATGTTCTGCAACAAGCTCAACAGATAGAACATCTTTATGATCAG GCTGTTGAAGCAACAAAAAACGTAGAGCTCGGCAACAAAGAGCTTTCACAAGCTATCCAACGGAACCGCAGTAGCCGGACCTTTCTAGTGCTTTTCTTCTTTGTTCTTACCTTTTCAATCTTGTTTCTTGACTGGTATAACTAA
- the LOC107935461 gene encoding syntaxin-81 isoform X2, protein MASFIIHKPRQRTLFLNSALKTLESIGALDQFLLKHRKDYVDRHRTTEQERDSIEHEVTAFVKACKEQIDVLKNCINDEEASSKGWLGIRDSSNADTIAHKHGVVLILSEKLHSVTAQFDQMRAVRFQEAINRAMPRRKLKKVVDSNSIDTSKPLNLEHRETNENQPERLRVQQELLDDETRALQVELTSLLDAVQDTETKMVEMSALNHLMSTHVLQQAQQIEHLYDQAVEATKNVELGNKELSQAIQRNRSSRTFLVLFFFVLTFSILFLDWYN, encoded by the exons ATGGCGtctttcataatccataaaccACGGCAAAGGACGCTCTTTCTTAACTCTGCACTCAAAACG ttgGAGAGTATCGGAGCTTTGGATCAGTTCTTGTTAAAGCACCGTAAAGATTACGTGGATCGTCACCGAACAACTGAGCAAGAAAGGGACAGCATTGAACATGAA GTTACTGCTTTTGTTAAAGCTTGCAAAGAACAAATTGATGTTctcaaaaattgtataaatgatGAAGAGGCAAGCTCGAAGGGGTGGCTTGGGATTAGGGATTCCTCGAATGCTGATACGATAGCGCACAAACATGGAGTG GTACTAATTTTGAGTGAGAAACTTCATTCGGTCACGGCACAGTTTGATCAGATGAGAGCTGTTCGTTTCCAAGAAGCTATCAATAGAGCAATGCCAAGAAGAAAACTTAAGAAGGTTGTTGACTCAAATTCTATAGATACCTCTAAACCATTGAACTTGGAGCACAGAGAGACCAATGAGAATCAACCTGAACGTCTTAGAGTCCAACAGGAATTACTGGACGATGAAACCCGTGCTCTTCAG GTGGAGTTGACTAGTCTTCTAGACGCTGTTCAGGACACCGAAACTAAAATGGTGGAGATGTCTGCACTAAATCATCTCATGTCCACACATGTTCTGCAACAAGCTCAACAGATAGAACATCTTTATGATCAG GCTGTTGAAGCAACAAAAAACGTAGAGCTCGGCAACAAAGAGCTTTCACAAGCTATCCAACGGAACCGCAGTAGCCGGACCTTTCTAGTGCTTTTCTTCTTTGTTCTTACCTTTTCAATCTTGTTTCTTGACTGGTATAACTAA